One segment of Patulibacter sp. SYSU D01012 DNA contains the following:
- the pepT gene encoding peptidase T, producing MSSTVPRAPFSSPLAEELAPGLLERFERYVRVSTQSDPDAAGSPSTARQLDLSRMLVDELRDLGLQDARLDEQGYVYATLPASAPAPDDARWPAVGLIAHVDTSPDAPGEGVEPLVHRAYDGGRITLPKAGTVLDPEQIPELRSRVGHDVVTASGDTLLGADDKAGVAEIMTAVAYLVAHPEHPRPTIKVGFTPDEEIGRGGTNFDLDAFGADCAYTIDGSEPGELQDETFTAAQAVVTVEGHDVHPGFATGKLVNAARIAARIVAALPPELTPEATSGRDGFVHVHTLTGTAARAEIKAILRDFDDERLAAHAAVVRRAAEEVAATEPRARVDVEVTPQYPNMRTHIEAFPQVVTAAERAIRAEGLELVRTPIRGGTDGSLLSARGLPTPNVFTGGHEYHSVREWASLQEMASAAATIVRIAEAWTADDLRTARRAG from the coding sequence GTGTCCAGCACCGTCCCCCGCGCCCCGTTCTCGTCGCCGCTCGCCGAGGAGCTCGCCCCCGGGCTGCTCGAGCGCTTCGAGCGCTACGTCCGCGTCTCCACGCAGTCCGACCCCGACGCCGCGGGCAGCCCCTCGACCGCCCGGCAGCTCGACCTCTCCCGGATGCTCGTCGACGAGCTCCGCGACCTGGGCCTGCAGGACGCCCGGCTGGACGAGCAGGGCTACGTGTACGCGACGCTCCCGGCGTCCGCCCCCGCGCCCGACGACGCCCGCTGGCCCGCGGTCGGCCTGATCGCGCACGTCGACACGAGCCCCGACGCGCCGGGCGAGGGCGTCGAGCCGCTCGTCCACCGCGCGTACGACGGCGGGCGGATCACGCTGCCGAAGGCGGGCACGGTGCTGGACCCGGAGCAGATCCCGGAGCTGCGCAGCCGCGTCGGCCACGACGTCGTCACGGCCAGCGGTGACACGCTGCTCGGCGCGGACGACAAGGCCGGGGTGGCCGAGATCATGACCGCGGTGGCGTACCTCGTCGCCCACCCCGAGCATCCGCGACCGACGATCAAGGTCGGCTTCACCCCCGACGAGGAGATCGGCCGCGGCGGCACGAACTTCGACCTGGACGCGTTCGGGGCGGACTGCGCGTACACGATCGACGGCTCCGAGCCGGGCGAGCTGCAGGACGAGACGTTCACCGCCGCCCAGGCCGTCGTCACGGTCGAGGGCCACGACGTGCACCCCGGCTTCGCCACCGGCAAGCTCGTCAACGCCGCGCGCATCGCCGCCCGGATCGTGGCCGCCCTGCCGCCGGAGCTGACGCCCGAGGCGACCTCGGGCCGCGACGGGTTCGTCCACGTCCACACGCTGACCGGCACGGCCGCGCGCGCCGAGATCAAGGCGATCCTCCGCGACTTCGACGACGAACGCCTCGCCGCCCACGCCGCCGTGGTGCGCCGCGCCGCCGAGGAGGTCGCCGCCACGGAGCCGCGCGCGAGGGTCGACGTCGAGGTCACGCCGCAGTACCCGAACATGCGCACGCACATCGAGGCGTTCCCCCAGGTCGTGACCGCGGCCGAGCGGGCGATCCGGGCCGAGGGCCTCGAGCTCGTGCGCACGCCGATCCGCGGCGGCACGGACGGCTCGCTGCTCAGCGCGCGCGGCCTGCCGACGCCGAACGTCTTCACCGGCGGCCACGAGTACCACTCGGTCCGCGAGTGGGCGTCGCTGCAGGAGATGGCGTCCGCGGCCGCGACGATCGTGCGCATCGCCGAGGCGTGGACCGCCGACGACCTGCGCACCGCGCGCCGCGCCGGCTGA
- a CDS encoding SDR family oxidoreductase: protein MLDPAGAVAVVTGGASGIGRALAARLIAEGARGVVVADLDGAGAARVADELGAAARGVACDAARQDDVAAALALAEEAFGPVDLFCANAGVAVGTDEQDDDAVWDLALDVNVRAHVLAARLLVPGWLARGRGCFLATASAAGLLTQVGSAPYAVSKHAAVAFAEWLAVTYGDRGIQVACLCPMGVDTPLLSGGFADGGSVAADAVRTSGAVLTPDAVARVALDGLRAGRFLLLPHPEVATFERHRTADRDRWLAGMRRLQRGLRTDG from the coding sequence ATGCTCGACCCGGCCGGGGCCGTCGCCGTCGTCACCGGGGGCGCGTCGGGCATCGGTCGCGCGCTCGCCGCACGGCTGATCGCCGAGGGCGCGCGCGGGGTCGTGGTCGCCGACCTCGACGGCGCCGGCGCGGCACGCGTGGCGGACGAGCTGGGCGCCGCGGCGCGCGGCGTCGCCTGCGACGCCGCGCGGCAGGACGACGTGGCGGCGGCGCTCGCGCTGGCCGAGGAGGCCTTCGGGCCCGTCGACCTGTTCTGCGCGAACGCCGGCGTCGCGGTCGGCACCGACGAGCAGGACGACGACGCCGTGTGGGACCTGGCCCTCGACGTCAACGTCCGCGCGCACGTCCTCGCCGCCCGCCTGCTCGTGCCGGGCTGGCTGGCGCGCGGCCGCGGCTGCTTCCTCGCCACCGCGTCGGCCGCGGGCCTGCTGACCCAGGTCGGCTCGGCGCCGTACGCGGTGAGCAAGCACGCCGCCGTCGCGTTCGCGGAGTGGCTGGCGGTCACGTACGGCGACCGCGGGATCCAGGTCGCCTGCCTGTGCCCGATGGGCGTCGACACGCCGCTGCTCTCGGGCGGCTTCGCCGACGGCGGCAGCGTCGCCGCGGACGCGGTCCGCACGTCGGGCGCCGTGCTCACGCCCGACGCGGTCGCGCGCGTGGCCCTCGACGGCCTGCGCGCGGGCCGCTTCCTGCTCCTGCCCCACCCCGAGGTCGCGACGTTCGAGCGCCACCGCACCGCCGACCGCGACCGCTGGCTCGCGGGCATGCGGCGCCTGCAGCGCGGCCTGCGCACGGACGGCTGA
- a CDS encoding oxygenase MpaB family protein, protein MPTTSPPTAPAPPLRAAPDLPAGDRGMHPDEVADLGLPIGPGSLLWRLLGDARNLLLAQRTGTLQVMHPTISRALVDHSTFFADPLGRLWRSGTPILRTVYAPDADAAGRAVRDLHRGIQGRTPTGGGYHALDPEAFFWAHATFVASVVDGQRLFGTPLDPQQLDRLYRESITWYARYGVSLRPVPRDHDAFRRYWDAMLDGVLQATPVACFGIRRLPRQPPPQGAVPAPLWAVARPAVVRAVPWLGRATLPGRARRILGLEDDAADRAALAALAAGVRAAWPALPPAVRRLPVARRADARAAPAAV, encoded by the coding sequence ATGCCGACCACGTCTCCTCCGACGGCCCCCGCACCGCCGTTGCGCGCGGCCCCGGACCTGCCCGCGGGGGACCGCGGGATGCACCCGGACGAGGTCGCCGACCTCGGCCTGCCGATCGGGCCGGGATCGCTGCTCTGGCGGCTGCTCGGCGACGCGCGCAACCTGCTGCTGGCGCAGCGCACCGGGACGCTCCAGGTCATGCACCCGACGATCTCGCGGGCGCTCGTCGACCACTCGACGTTCTTCGCCGACCCGCTCGGCCGGCTGTGGCGCTCCGGCACGCCGATCCTGCGGACGGTCTACGCCCCGGACGCCGACGCGGCGGGCCGGGCGGTGCGGGACCTGCACCGCGGGATCCAGGGCCGGACGCCTACCGGCGGCGGCTATCACGCGCTGGACCCCGAGGCCTTCTTCTGGGCGCACGCCACGTTCGTCGCGTCCGTGGTCGACGGGCAGCGCCTGTTCGGCACGCCGCTGGACCCGCAGCAGCTCGACCGCCTGTACCGCGAGTCGATCACCTGGTACGCCCGCTACGGCGTCAGCCTGCGGCCGGTGCCGCGCGACCACGACGCGTTCCGCCGCTACTGGGACGCGATGCTGGACGGCGTGCTGCAGGCCACCCCGGTCGCCTGCTTCGGCATCCGGCGCCTGCCGCGCCAGCCGCCGCCGCAGGGGGCGGTGCCGGCCCCGCTCTGGGCGGTGGCGCGTCCCGCGGTCGTGCGCGCGGTCCCGTGGCTGGGGCGGGCGACGCTACCCGGCCGGGCGCGGCGGATCCTGGGGCTGGAGGACGACGCCGCGGACCGCGCCGCCCTGGCGGCGTTGGCCGCGGGCGTGCGGGCCGCGTGGCCGGCGCTGCCGCCGGCCGTCCGGCGCCTGCCCGTCGCTCGCCGCGCCGACGCCCGGGCCGCCCCCGCGGCGGTCTGA
- a CDS encoding acyl-CoA dehydrogenase family protein yields MAIGLRALNRFAGLEVVDRIGARELSERVVRRTAQRGFQTANAAGRTFAAVRKRGGGARLSPSGEGRGLFDLTPTDEQEMLQGAARDFAASELRPAAEAADTAAATPAELLAGAAEIGTTMLGVPEELGGAVSERSAVTSVLMAEALAHGDLGLAFSVLAPAAVSTALGLWGDEGQQGTYLPAFVGEDVPAAALAIQEDRPLFDPFRLGTVARRDGDDWILSGEKALVPRVADGELFVVAAQVEPQNGSVPGGPALFLVEAKAPGLLTKEQPAIGLRAAATGRLALEDVRVPGSALLGGGTPEVYAEAIALGRIGWAALALGTAQAAVDYVVPYVNERVAFGEPVSHRQGVAFTVSNMAIDVESLRLTTLRAASRADAGKPFAREAQLARRLTADKAMSVGSNAVQMLGGHGYVKDHPVERWYRDLRAAGVMEGALLV; encoded by the coding sequence ATGGCCATCGGCCTGCGTGCGCTCAACCGCTTCGCGGGCCTCGAGGTCGTCGACCGCATCGGCGCCCGCGAGCTGTCCGAGCGCGTCGTCCGCCGCACCGCGCAGCGCGGCTTCCAGACCGCGAACGCCGCGGGACGCACCTTCGCCGCCGTGCGCAAGCGCGGCGGCGGCGCGCGACTCAGCCCGTCGGGCGAGGGCCGCGGGCTCTTCGACCTGACCCCGACGGACGAGCAGGAGATGCTCCAGGGCGCCGCGCGCGACTTCGCCGCGAGCGAGCTGCGCCCCGCCGCCGAGGCCGCCGACACCGCCGCGGCGACGCCCGCCGAGCTGCTCGCCGGCGCCGCCGAGATCGGCACGACGATGCTCGGCGTGCCCGAGGAGCTCGGCGGCGCGGTCAGCGAGCGCTCCGCCGTCACCTCGGTGCTGATGGCCGAGGCGCTCGCGCACGGCGACCTGGGCCTGGCGTTCTCGGTGCTGGCGCCGGCCGCCGTCTCGACGGCGCTCGGGCTGTGGGGGGACGAGGGCCAGCAGGGGACGTACCTGCCGGCGTTCGTCGGCGAGGACGTCCCCGCCGCCGCGCTGGCGATCCAGGAGGACCGGCCGCTCTTCGACCCGTTCCGGCTGGGCACCGTCGCCCGCCGCGACGGCGACGACTGGATCCTCTCCGGCGAGAAGGCGCTCGTGCCGCGCGTGGCGGACGGCGAGCTGTTCGTCGTCGCCGCGCAGGTCGAGCCGCAGAACGGCTCCGTCCCGGGGGGCCCGGCGCTCTTCCTCGTCGAGGCGAAGGCCCCGGGCCTGCTGACGAAGGAGCAGCCCGCGATCGGCCTGCGCGCCGCGGCGACCGGCCGGCTGGCGCTCGAGGACGTGCGGGTTCCCGGGTCGGCGCTGCTCGGCGGAGGCACGCCCGAGGTCTACGCCGAGGCGATCGCGCTGGGACGCATCGGCTGGGCCGCGCTCGCGCTGGGCACGGCGCAGGCGGCCGTCGACTACGTCGTCCCGTACGTGAACGAGCGCGTCGCGTTCGGCGAGCCCGTCAGCCACCGGCAGGGGGTGGCGTTCACGGTCTCGAACATGGCGATCGACGTCGAGAGCCTGCGCCTGACGACGCTGCGCGCCGCCTCGCGCGCCGACGCCGGCAAGCCGTTCGCCCGCGAGGCGCAGCTCGCGCGCCGGCTGACCGCCGACAAGGCGATGAGCGTCGGCTCGAACGCCGTGCAGATGCTCGGCGGCCACGGCTACGTCAAGGACCACCCGGTGGAGCGCTGGTACCGCGACCTGCGCGCGGCCGGCGTCATGGAGGGCGCGCTGCTCGTCTGA
- a CDS encoding S8 family serine peptidase: protein MKLHRAVALGAVTAACAVTAAPASAASGGEQYTVVAKAGTTKARFERAVRAAGGTVVDYNARVAVGAVTAPRGFATRAVKSRLISGAAQRRPIGSVPRLKAQKRLQRSQDLERAQDAREALRGHHGPRPSPPATGVDPLSPLQWDMAAIGAGSTGSYRFGQGQGVRVGIIDTGVDGSHPDIAPNFNRALSRNFTVDDPVVDGPCAEDPDGSCTDGNDVDENGHGTHVAGTIASPLNGLGIAGVAPKAEIVNLRAGQDSGYFFVQPAVDAITYAADHGVDVVNMSFYVDPWLYNCRANPADAPEAQAQQRTTIVAMQRAVDYARRKGVTPVAALGNENTDIDAPKTDGSSPDYPPDAAYERTIDNSCLSVPTETEGVVGVSSYGPSGRKAYYSNWSLQETQVAAPGGDVRDFPGTDRYRSPQNGILAPYPENVARAAGDVDEAGEPTTPFVVKDTSGGTTAYYQYLQGTSMASPHAAGVAALIVGSAGRWDWRQGGLTLDPRLTERLLSRTAVPMACPAGGVQTYPDPDLDPAAYTATCTGGTRHNSFFGDGSVNALNATQLRGGR, encoded by the coding sequence ATGAAGCTCCACCGAGCAGTCGCGCTGGGTGCCGTGACGGCGGCGTGCGCCGTCACCGCGGCGCCAGCCTCCGCCGCGTCCGGCGGCGAGCAGTACACCGTGGTGGCGAAGGCCGGCACGACGAAGGCGCGCTTCGAGCGCGCCGTCCGCGCGGCCGGCGGCACCGTCGTCGACTACAACGCCCGCGTCGCCGTGGGCGCCGTCACCGCCCCGCGCGGGTTCGCCACGCGCGCCGTGAAGAGCCGGCTGATCAGCGGCGCCGCCCAGCGCCGGCCGATCGGCAGCGTGCCCCGCCTGAAGGCGCAGAAGCGCCTGCAGCGCAGCCAGGACCTGGAGCGGGCGCAGGACGCCCGCGAGGCCCTCCGCGGCCACCACGGGCCCCGGCCTTCGCCGCCGGCCACCGGCGTCGACCCGCTCAGCCCGCTCCAGTGGGACATGGCGGCGATCGGCGCCGGGTCCACCGGGTCGTACCGGTTCGGGCAGGGCCAGGGCGTGCGCGTCGGCATCATCGACACCGGCGTCGACGGCAGCCACCCCGACATCGCGCCGAACTTCAACCGGGCGCTCTCGCGCAACTTCACCGTGGACGACCCGGTCGTCGACGGTCCCTGCGCCGAGGATCCGGACGGCTCCTGCACCGACGGCAATGACGTCGACGAGAACGGTCACGGCACGCACGTCGCGGGCACGATCGCCTCGCCGCTGAACGGCCTGGGCATCGCGGGCGTCGCGCCGAAGGCCGAGATCGTCAACCTGCGCGCCGGGCAGGACTCGGGCTACTTCTTCGTGCAGCCGGCCGTCGACGCGATCACGTACGCGGCCGACCACGGCGTCGACGTCGTGAACATGAGCTTCTACGTCGACCCGTGGCTGTACAACTGCCGCGCGAACCCCGCCGACGCCCCGGAGGCGCAGGCGCAGCAGCGCACGACGATCGTCGCGATGCAGCGCGCGGTCGACTACGCCCGCCGCAAGGGCGTCACGCCGGTCGCCGCCCTCGGCAACGAGAACACCGACATCGACGCGCCGAAGACGGACGGCAGCTCGCCGGACTACCCGCCGGACGCCGCGTACGAGCGGACGATCGACAACTCGTGCCTGTCGGTCCCGACGGAGACGGAGGGCGTCGTCGGCGTCTCGTCCTACGGGCCCAGCGGGCGCAAGGCGTACTACTCCAACTGGAGCCTGCAGGAGACGCAGGTCGCGGCCCCCGGCGGCGACGTGCGGGACTTCCCCGGCACCGACCGCTACCGCTCGCCGCAGAACGGCATCCTGGCGCCGTACCCCGAGAACGTCGCCCGCGCCGCGGGGGACGTCGACGAGGCCGGCGAGCCGACGACGCCGTTCGTGGTGAAGGACACGTCGGGCGGCACGACCGCGTACTACCAGTACCTGCAGGGGACGTCGATGGCGAGCCCGCACGCCGCCGGCGTCGCGGCGCTCATCGTCGGCTCCGCCGGCCGCTGGGACTGGCGCCAGGGCGGGCTGACGCTCGACCCGCGCCTGACGGAGCGGCTGCTGAGCCGCACCGCGGTGCCGATGGCGTGCCCGGCCGGCGGCGTGCAGACGTACCCGGACCCCGACCTGGACCCGGCGGCCTACACCGCCACCTGCACGGGCGGGACCCGGCACAACTCGTTCTTCGGGGACGGGTCCGTCAACGCGCTGAACGCCACGCAGCTGCGCGGCGGACGCTGA
- a CDS encoding TetR/AcrR family transcriptional regulator: protein MTPAPRRVPRQARSRALVERVLDATARVLEREGYDAATTNRVAAEAGVSPGSLYQYFADREDLLVALTARFVRGFERDLEPALRSAIPLDPRTASEGVVRATLTALEAQAPLLRALTAHVPGDRQAELVRAMRSRVADHVFATLSRIRPAPAPADAERYTWLILEVAQTLPVRYVVERPPIDRERFVADTVAIVLGLYDRAARTTAG from the coding sequence GTGACGCCCGCGCCCCGCCGCGTGCCGCGCCAGGCGCGCTCCCGCGCCCTGGTCGAGCGCGTGCTCGACGCGACGGCTCGCGTCCTGGAGCGCGAGGGGTACGACGCCGCGACGACGAACCGCGTCGCGGCCGAGGCGGGCGTCAGCCCCGGCAGCCTGTACCAGTACTTCGCCGACCGGGAGGACCTGCTCGTCGCGTTGACGGCCCGCTTCGTGCGCGGGTTCGAACGCGACCTCGAGCCGGCGCTGCGCTCCGCGATCCCGCTGGACCCGCGGACCGCGAGCGAGGGCGTCGTGCGGGCCACCCTCACCGCCCTCGAGGCGCAGGCGCCGCTGCTCCGGGCGCTGACCGCGCACGTGCCGGGCGACCGGCAGGCCGAGCTCGTCCGGGCGATGCGCAGCCGGGTCGCCGACCACGTCTTCGCCACCCTCTCGCGCATCCGCCCCGCCCCCGCGCCCGCGGACGCGGAGCGCTACACCTGGCTCATCCTCGAGGTCGCCCAGACGCTGCCGGTGCGCTACGTCGTCGAGCGTCCGCCGATCGATCGCGAGCGCTTCGTGGCCGACACCGTGGCGATCGTCCTGGGGCTGTACGACCGCGCCGCCCGGACCACCGCGGGCTGA